A stretch of the Pedobacter sp. MC2016-14 genome encodes the following:
- a CDS encoding MATE family efflux transporter yields the protein MPNSTPIARGKLSRIFTLLKQALAGESADFTQGSIRRAVLLLAIPMMLEMAMESVFALVDLYFVGHLENSSFAVQTVGLTESVLTILYSIAMGISMAATAIVARRIGEKDPVSAAKSGMQAILIALSLNLILAVPGCIYAKEILMTMGSSAESAIYGTPFMRITFGGSFIIMLLFLFNGIFRGAGNAAIAMKSLWIANICNIILCPVLINGFGPIPAFGLTGAAMATTTGRLIGVLYQTYNLFNGKGILKVVASYFIPDPEQIKALIKVAAPAVLQFVIASCSWIFLAQVVAHTGGDEGSAGYQSALRIMMFFMLPAWGLSGAAATLVGQNLGANEIIRAERSVITTAKFSVTYMTTIMIISLLAAEPIMWFFTNNNHVHDIATRAIRILSAGYIFYGIGMVLINAFNGAGDTKTPTWVNFFGFWLFQIPLAYTLSIHFKLGPTGVFLAIPIAEAAITIASIILFKRGRWKTIKV from the coding sequence ATGCCAAATTCCACGCCCATAGCCCGAGGCAAATTATCCAGGATATTTACCTTGCTAAAACAAGCGCTTGCTGGCGAGTCTGCGGACTTTACCCAGGGAAGCATTCGCAGGGCAGTATTGCTACTGGCCATTCCCATGATGCTGGAAATGGCAATGGAGTCTGTATTTGCATTGGTAGATTTGTATTTTGTTGGTCATCTGGAGAACAGCAGTTTTGCGGTACAAACCGTAGGCCTTACAGAATCTGTGCTCACCATCCTTTACTCTATTGCCATGGGCATCAGTATGGCGGCCACCGCCATTGTAGCCCGTCGGATCGGCGAAAAAGACCCGGTATCGGCTGCCAAATCCGGTATGCAGGCTATTCTCATTGCATTATCCTTAAACCTCATTCTTGCAGTTCCAGGGTGTATTTATGCAAAAGAGATTCTGATGACGATGGGTTCTTCTGCAGAATCAGCTATTTATGGCACTCCATTTATGCGCATTACTTTTGGTGGAAGTTTCATCATTATGCTGTTGTTTCTATTTAACGGGATTTTTCGTGGAGCTGGAAACGCAGCCATAGCCATGAAAAGTCTGTGGATAGCCAACATCTGCAACATTATCTTATGTCCTGTTTTAATCAATGGATTTGGTCCCATTCCTGCCTTTGGTTTAACCGGTGCGGCTATGGCCACTACTACAGGCAGATTAATCGGTGTATTGTACCAAACCTATAATCTATTCAATGGAAAGGGCATCCTTAAAGTCGTTGCAAGCTATTTTATACCAGATCCTGAACAAATAAAAGCGTTGATTAAAGTTGCCGCACCGGCAGTACTACAATTTGTGATTGCCAGCTGCAGCTGGATATTTCTGGCCCAGGTGGTAGCTCATACCGGCGGAGATGAAGGATCTGCAGGTTATCAAAGCGCATTACGCATCATGATGTTTTTTATGCTTCCGGCCTGGGGATTAAGTGGTGCAGCGGCCACACTTGTTGGACAGAACCTTGGCGCAAATGAAATTATACGTGCCGAACGTTCGGTTATTACAACTGCAAAATTCAGCGTCACGTACATGACCACAATCATGATCATCAGCCTCCTAGCAGCTGAACCCATTATGTGGTTCTTTACCAATAACAACCATGTACATGACATTGCAACACGGGCAATCAGAATATTAAGTGCCGGGTATATATTTTACGGTATTGGAATGGTACTCATTAATGCATTTAACGGCGCTGGTGACACAAAGACACCAACCTGGGTTAACTTCTTTGGCTTCTGGTTATTTCAAATTCCGCTTGCTTACACCTTGTCTATACACTTTAAACTCGGGCCAACGGGCGTTTTTCTGGCTATTCCCATTGCCGAGGCAGCAATTACTATTGCCAGCATCATCTTATTTAAAAGAGGCAGATGGAAAACGATCAAAGTTTAA
- a CDS encoding DUF3606 domain-containing protein produces the protein MENLTHLKDNSSNLIDVSESFELEYWSEKFSVTPEQLKSAIKAICNCAADKVRSYLDNNR, from the coding sequence ATGGAAAATTTAACCCATTTAAAAGACAATTCCAGCAATCTGATTGATGTATCTGAAAGTTTTGAACTGGAATACTGGAGCGAAAAGTTCAGCGTTACGCCAGAACAATTAAAAAGCGCCATTAAAGCCATCTGTAACTGTGCAGCAGATAAAGTAAGGTCTTATCTTGACAACAACAGGTAG
- a CDS encoding metallophosphoesterase, which translates to MKRQIPLLAVLIFSIIFFLINEYVLSGFHTLSTNPLITPLFWAIVLLSAGTLIYSIRNMQRLGMGMLFKITTHAFLILLVSELIFSLFLALGDTYRLISGNPRNLYWVSFALCMFLLTILVFVYGMVRGKYAYRVIKHTLFFDDLPKSFDGFTIVQISDVHAGSFNNSKALQKGIDLIKAQQADLFVFTGDLVNNKAEEIEPWIGHFSQVKAPFGQFSILGNHDYGDYVQWKDEHSKKENLEQLKRNHAALGYRLLLDEHVEIQKDGEKIILAGVENWGVGFGERGDLKKAMRNVCAEDFKVLLSHDPTHWEAQVKTDPVNVQLTLAGHTHGMQFGLEIFGIKWSPVKYRYAHWAGLKTENGRYLNINRGFGFLGFSGRVGIWPEITLIELKRK; encoded by the coding sequence ATGAAAAGACAAATTCCATTATTAGCCGTGCTAATTTTTAGCATTATATTTTTCCTGATCAATGAATATGTATTATCGGGTTTCCACACACTAAGTACTAACCCCTTAATTACACCATTATTTTGGGCAATAGTACTGCTGAGCGCAGGAACATTGATATACAGTATACGCAATATGCAACGATTGGGCATGGGCATGCTCTTTAAAATTACAACACATGCTTTTTTAATCCTGCTGGTTTCTGAACTTATATTCTCCTTATTTCTTGCCTTAGGAGATACCTATAGATTAATTTCGGGAAATCCCAGAAATCTGTATTGGGTATCTTTTGCGCTTTGTATGTTTTTGCTTACCATTCTGGTTTTTGTTTATGGCATGGTTAGAGGGAAATATGCCTATAGGGTGATTAAGCATACCTTGTTTTTCGATGACCTACCTAAAAGCTTCGATGGTTTTACCATTGTGCAAATATCAGATGTGCATGCAGGCAGCTTTAACAATTCAAAAGCCCTGCAAAAAGGCATTGACCTGATTAAAGCACAACAGGCTGATCTTTTTGTATTTACTGGTGATCTGGTTAACAACAAAGCAGAAGAGATTGAGCCATGGATTGGCCATTTCTCTCAGGTGAAAGCACCATTTGGACAGTTTTCAATTCTTGGAAACCATGATTATGGAGATTATGTACAATGGAAAGATGAGCACTCCAAGAAAGAAAATCTGGAACAGTTGAAAAGAAACCATGCAGCACTAGGCTACAGGCTGCTATTGGATGAACATGTAGAGATTCAAAAGGACGGAGAGAAAATTATACTTGCTGGTGTAGAAAACTGGGGAGTTGGATTTGGAGAACGCGGCGATCTTAAAAAGGCAATGAGAAACGTATGTGCTGAGGATTTTAAAGTACTGTTATCACATGATCCTACACATTGGGAGGCACAGGTTAAAACCGACCCTGTAAATGTGCAACTTACTCTTGCTGGTCATACCCATGGAATGCAATTTGGTTTGGAAATTTTTGGCATCAAATGGAGTCCGGTGAAATACCGTTATGCCCATTGGGCTGGTTTGAAAACCGAAAATGGAAGATACTTAAATATCAACAGAGGTTTTGGATTTTTGGGATTCTCAGGACGTGTGGGCATCTGGCCGGAAATTACGCTGATTGAACTGAAAAGAAAATAG
- a CDS encoding Pycsar system effector family protein yields MKYLEVLDRIKTHISAQFHAHMDDRLIYHNLYHTEQVVKNTVKIANHYQLGDEDFFVVTAAAWFHDLGYLVEWKHHEDKGAEAAASFLNQLGVDSVLIEKVNACIIATRMPQQPHNLLEQIVCDADLYHLGSESFKERNKTMRKEAEAFCGKNIEKGTWRDKTILLFEAHHYHTDFAQQQLNDGKARNLQQLKDKAAAKEKDVQTEAAVSPAVIEKIEIPVKKEKEKKKDNDRPEKGIETMFRITSGNNQRLSDMADNKAHIMIQTNSIILSVILSILLRKLEDNPHLIAPTLLLLIICVTTMVFCILATRPSVPPGTFSQDELQAKKVNLLFFGNFYRMDLASYEAGMGALMEDKPFLYSTLIKDVYGQGVVLGRKYRLLRAGYNVFMFGIVTAVLAFIVAMAFAM; encoded by the coding sequence ATGAAATACCTGGAAGTATTAGACCGGATAAAAACTCACATTAGTGCTCAATTCCATGCCCATATGGATGATCGGCTAATTTATCATAACCTTTACCACACCGAACAGGTTGTTAAAAATACAGTGAAAATTGCGAACCATTACCAGCTGGGCGATGAGGATTTTTTTGTGGTTACTGCCGCCGCATGGTTTCATGATTTAGGTTATTTGGTTGAGTGGAAGCACCATGAAGACAAAGGTGCAGAAGCCGCTGCTTCTTTTTTAAATCAGTTAGGTGTAGATTCGGTATTGATTGAAAAGGTGAATGCCTGCATCATCGCAACCAGAATGCCTCAGCAACCGCACAACCTGCTGGAACAAATTGTTTGTGATGCCGACTTATATCATTTGGGCAGCGAGAGTTTTAAGGAGCGAAATAAAACCATGCGCAAAGAGGCTGAAGCCTTTTGTGGTAAAAATATAGAAAAGGGCACTTGGCGTGATAAGACCATTTTATTATTTGAAGCGCATCATTACCACACAGATTTTGCACAGCAACAACTGAATGATGGAAAAGCCAGGAACCTTCAGCAGTTAAAAGATAAGGCTGCAGCCAAAGAAAAAGACGTTCAGACAGAGGCGGCTGTATCGCCAGCTGTAATTGAGAAAATCGAAATACCCGTGAAGAAAGAGAAAGAAAAAAAGAAAGACAATGATCGTCCTGAAAAAGGCATAGAAACTATGTTTCGCATTACTTCAGGAAATAACCAGCGGTTGAGTGATATGGCCGATAATAAGGCGCATATTATGATTCAGACCAATTCGATCATTTTATCTGTTATTTTGAGCATCCTACTAAGGAAGCTGGAAGATAACCCGCACCTGATAGCACCTACATTGTTGTTGCTGATCATTTGTGTTACCACAATGGTATTTTGTATTCTAGCCACACGCCCTTCAGTTCCTCCGGGAACTTTTAGCCAGGATGAGTTGCAGGCTAAAAAAGTGAACCTTTTATTTTTCGGTAATTTCTACAGAATGGATTTGGCCAGTTATGAAGCAGGTATGGGCGCATTAATGGAAGATAAGCCGTTTTTATACAGTACACTCATTAAAGATGTGTATGGGCAAGGTGTAGTTCTGGGGCGCAAATACAGGTTGCTTAGGGCTGGTTACAATGTATTTATGTTTGGCATTGTTACGGCTGTTTTGGCATTTATTGTGGCTATGGCATTTGCAATGTAA
- the ppk1 gene encoding polyphosphate kinase 1 produces the protein MTDQVFFNRDLSWLDFNHRVLLEAAKDHVPLLERIKFLSIYSSNLDEFYRVRMPVLMALDNFSTGNEDRNVFETAKEKIDGQLNQFGTILKEAVIPALEARKVNWIYNKVLPDAVQEAVAKLFFTDILAHIAPVHLELDETSFFAENNKLYQAVILTDASDNERLKFINVPSDVLPRLYSVKAEGREYIIFLDDIIRQHVNHLFPDCTLRGIYNLKITRDAELNIEDEQDENIIAAVEKELARRDYGVATRFLCEPGIPLRHLYRIVYALNLHKASIVEGGAYHNLKDLAGFSLKDKQLEYPEWPAKDAVTLAAEEKLLETMLRQDIMVHTPYQNYDLVLRFFNEAAGDPDVEEIYCTLYRVATTSKIVTALMTAAKSGKKVTAMLELKARFDEANNIKWASKMKDAGVKIIYSRNTLKVHAKVALVKRKSDSGSQYLGLLATGNFNEVTARFYTDHILFTSNQDILKELEALFGFLAKRKKKPSKEDHIDFEQLLVAQFNLQSKFLMLIDREMEFAKAGKPAAITIKLNNLEEKILISKLYEASNVGVKIKMIVRSICCLAAGLPGQSENITVHRIVDRYLEHGRVFIFNNGGNEEIYMGSADWMNRNIYSRIEVCFPVIDPQLKHTVREMINLQLNEIAGAEEQQPRSQEAIYQML, from the coding sequence ATGACCGATCAGGTATTTTTTAACAGAGATTTAAGCTGGCTGGATTTTAATCACCGTGTGCTTTTGGAGGCCGCTAAAGACCATGTGCCATTGCTGGAGCGCATTAAATTTTTATCCATTTATTCTTCAAACCTGGATGAATTTTACAGGGTAAGAATGCCTGTTTTAATGGCATTAGATAATTTTAGCACTGGCAATGAGGATCGAAATGTTTTTGAAACGGCAAAGGAAAAAATTGACGGACAATTAAACCAATTTGGCACGATCTTAAAAGAAGCAGTTATTCCAGCACTGGAAGCCAGGAAGGTGAACTGGATTTACAATAAGGTTCTGCCTGATGCGGTGCAGGAGGCAGTGGCTAAGCTGTTTTTTACAGACATACTTGCACACATTGCCCCGGTACACCTGGAGCTTGATGAAACATCTTTTTTTGCGGAAAATAACAAATTATACCAAGCCGTTATTTTAACCGATGCATCTGATAATGAAAGATTGAAATTTATCAATGTTCCCTCAGATGTATTACCAAGATTGTATTCGGTAAAAGCAGAAGGCCGGGAGTACATCATATTTCTAGATGACATCATCCGCCAGCATGTAAACCACCTCTTTCCCGATTGTACTTTAAGGGGCATCTATAACCTTAAAATAACCAGAGATGCGGAATTAAATATTGAGGATGAACAGGATGAAAATATCATTGCTGCTGTTGAAAAGGAACTGGCGAGGCGTGATTATGGCGTTGCTACCCGCTTTTTATGCGAACCGGGGATTCCATTGCGGCACTTGTACAGAATTGTGTATGCCTTAAATTTACATAAGGCCTCTATAGTTGAAGGCGGTGCATACCACAATTTAAAGGATTTAGCTGGTTTTTCTTTAAAAGATAAACAACTGGAATACCCAGAATGGCCGGCAAAAGACGCAGTAACCTTAGCTGCTGAAGAAAAATTACTAGAGACGATGTTGCGTCAGGATATTATGGTCCACACACCTTATCAAAATTATGACCTCGTATTGCGATTTTTTAATGAGGCCGCAGGTGATCCGGATGTGGAAGAGATTTACTGTACATTGTATCGTGTTGCTACGACTTCTAAAATAGTTACTGCGCTGATGACTGCAGCAAAAAGCGGTAAAAAGGTAACGGCAATGCTGGAACTTAAAGCAAGATTTGATGAGGCCAACAATATAAAATGGGCATCAAAGATGAAGGACGCCGGTGTAAAGATTATTTACAGCAGAAATACCTTAAAGGTTCATGCAAAGGTAGCCTTAGTAAAAAGGAAATCCGACTCAGGTTCACAATACCTGGGCTTGTTGGCGACCGGGAATTTCAATGAAGTTACTGCACGTTTTTATACAGATCATATCCTGTTTACTTCAAACCAGGATATCTTGAAAGAATTGGAAGCTTTGTTTGGCTTTTTGGCTAAGCGAAAGAAAAAGCCTTCGAAAGAAGATCATATTGATTTTGAACAGTTGCTGGTGGCGCAATTTAACCTGCAATCAAAGTTTTTGATGTTGATTGACCGGGAAATGGAGTTTGCAAAAGCAGGTAAACCAGCTGCAATCACCATTAAACTTAATAACCTGGAAGAAAAGATCCTGATCTCCAAATTGTATGAGGCTTCCAATGTTGGTGTAAAAATTAAGATGATTGTTCGCAGTATCTGCTGTCTGGCAGCAGGGCTACCTGGCCAGAGTGAAAACATTACAGTGCATCGAATTGTAGACCGCTATCTGGAACATGGGAGGGTATTTATTTTTAACAATGGAGGCAACGAAGAAATTTACATGGGCTCTGCGGATTGGATGAACAGGAATATTTACAGCCGAATTGAAGTGTGTTTTCCTGTTATCGATCCACAATTGAAACATACTGTTAGGGAAATGATTAACTTGCAACTAAATGAGATTGCTGGTGCAGAAGAACAACAGCCACGTTCTCAGGAAGCTATTTATCAAATGTTATGA
- a CDS encoding SdiA-regulated domain-containing protein: MKRFYKLFTLSVIAALLSVFFACKLEEKKYSSPAGYDLNNPEKFNMPESLLEISGIAFHHDDADTVYSIQDEDGDLFRQAWGVKKQKHANFSEKGDYEDVAILNETVMVLKSNGSLFVFPFAEAVKEDIEDLKEWKDILPKGEYESIYADQQTNQIYLLCKNCKDDKKDQSMSGSIFTWNAAKKELISSGQFAMDLSKLIATEAILKTGLKASALSRDTHTGDWYILSSVNKLLLVATADWKVKSVHHLDSSIFNQPEGLAFDKERNLYISNEGDELSSGNILKFKYQAK; the protein is encoded by the coding sequence ATGAAAAGATTCTACAAACTATTTACATTATCGGTAATAGCCGCTTTACTTTCCGTTTTTTTCGCCTGCAAATTAGAAGAAAAGAAATACAGCAGTCCGGCAGGATATGACTTAAACAACCCTGAGAAATTTAACATGCCCGAAAGCCTTTTGGAGATTTCTGGCATCGCATTTCATCATGATGATGCCGATACGGTATATTCCATCCAGGATGAGGATGGCGATTTGTTTAGACAAGCATGGGGTGTTAAGAAACAAAAGCATGCTAATTTTAGTGAAAAGGGAGATTATGAAGATGTGGCAATTCTAAATGAAACGGTAATGGTGTTAAAAAGTAATGGGTCACTTTTTGTTTTTCCCTTTGCTGAAGCCGTAAAAGAAGATATTGAAGATCTTAAAGAATGGAAGGATATTTTACCTAAGGGAGAGTATGAAAGCATATATGCTGATCAGCAAACCAACCAAATTTATTTGCTTTGTAAGAATTGTAAAGACGATAAAAAGGACCAAAGTATGTCGGGCTCTATCTTTACCTGGAATGCGGCGAAAAAAGAACTCATCTCTTCAGGTCAGTTTGCGATGGACCTAAGTAAATTGATTGCCACAGAGGCTATTTTGAAAACAGGCCTAAAAGCTTCAGCACTAAGTCGTGATACGCATACCGGAGATTGGTACATTCTATCATCGGTAAATAAACTATTGTTGGTAGCTACAGCCGATTGGAAAGTTAAAAGTGTACACCATTTAGATTCTTCTATATTTAACCAGCCAGAAGGGCTTGCTTTTGACAAAGAGCGGAACCTGTACATCTCTAATGAAGGAGATGAGCTGAGTAGCGGCAACATCTTAAAATTTAAGTACCAGGCTAAATAA
- a CDS encoding GAF domain-containing protein has translation MQAITLDLNPEGVVAGTKPAMLEAKFSLKPFMDFVAEKVKTERTAKVNFYKYILDRFHQYPELEGPILAGDAPRYSALFELIYTALSPILNDEEEQLWALSTPLSPCIYFGSDAFYQVLLDPVTGSLKSGLQMPSESKIKESTLLNFYDIVLKKFYNISFRTALFDIKSIIDPDTHLLKHYNLDVDTRFLEIKNLKELPVLSLETFKDDLQDERSALQILQHLLPLEDFSIEGISVITLTDVTREYALESIKNIIIEHHECNVGCHSDHLSVALKTLVGSDEIEFGLLPYVQINGKMITHDHSGFTSIVIDLAKKEKLDYEQLLEDYVLNPRRLIFPDITSEEENLKYPLLKILSKNGIKAYALVPLYYNGKLVGCLEMYSKNQHIFTSQTLSKAEPATTLLAQLFQNIITDFNYDIITVLTDKFTSIQSSVRWRFYEAAYRYIGSGARERNLPVESIYFEDVHPFYGAVDIRNSSLERNLVIRKDLYTHFEILEKTLEGIKDNIELSLEEQIPAHSKIWGYKDFEELSDREILKIEDYLQRQLPLYLNLLKTAHPEVAQLVTEYFERTAAGSEIYKNRSEYELSMQMINRAVNAQLDEFNTELQAIYPLYFEKFRTDGVEFDMYLGQSIAPQQPMPADLLSRFRLMQLQRIANITKATHELMPELPLKLSTTQLIFVYEKVIDISFRTDEQRFDVEGSYNIRYQMVKKRIDKVHILHSQERLTQVGKIAIVYFNHWEAREYMGYIETLQQQGLLEEHVEHLDLEELQGVEGLKALRVKVVI, from the coding sequence ATGCAGGCAATCACGTTAGATTTAAATCCTGAAGGCGTAGTAGCCGGAACCAAGCCGGCAATGTTGGAGGCAAAATTCTCTCTAAAGCCTTTTATGGACTTTGTTGCAGAAAAAGTAAAAACAGAGCGAACTGCTAAAGTAAATTTTTACAAATACATACTTGACCGTTTTCATCAATATCCCGAACTGGAGGGGCCTATATTGGCCGGGGATGCCCCCCGTTATTCGGCGCTTTTTGAATTGATTTATACCGCGCTTTCTCCTATCTTAAATGATGAGGAGGAGCAGCTATGGGCTTTAAGTACTCCTTTATCCCCCTGTATTTATTTTGGAAGCGATGCGTTTTACCAGGTATTGTTGGATCCGGTAACCGGGAGTTTAAAATCTGGATTACAGATGCCTTCAGAGAGTAAAATTAAGGAAAGTACGTTGCTTAACTTTTATGATATTGTTTTAAAAAAGTTTTACAATATTTCTTTCAGGACGGCACTTTTCGATATCAAATCCATTATTGACCCAGATACGCATTTATTGAAGCATTACAACCTGGATGTTGATACCCGGTTTTTGGAAATCAAAAACCTGAAGGAATTGCCAGTGTTAAGTCTGGAAACTTTTAAAGATGATTTACAGGATGAGCGTAGTGCCTTGCAGATTTTGCAGCACCTGCTGCCGCTGGAAGATTTCTCTATAGAAGGCATTTCCGTTATCACACTTACTGATGTTACCCGTGAATATGCTCTTGAGTCCATTAAAAACATCATCATTGAACACCATGAGTGTAATGTAGGCTGTCATAGCGATCACCTTTCGGTAGCATTAAAGACGCTTGTTGGTAGTGATGAGATTGAATTTGGATTGCTGCCTTATGTGCAGATTAATGGAAAAATGATTACCCATGATCATTCAGGCTTTACTAGTATTGTGATTGACCTGGCAAAAAAGGAGAAATTGGATTATGAGCAGTTATTGGAAGACTATGTTTTAAATCCCAGAAGGCTGATTTTTCCGGACATTACAAGCGAAGAGGAAAATTTGAAGTATCCATTGCTAAAAATACTCTCTAAAAATGGGATTAAGGCTTATGCGTTGGTACCATTGTATTATAACGGTAAACTGGTTGGTTGCCTGGAAATGTATAGTAAAAACCAGCATATATTTACAAGTCAAACGCTTTCAAAAGCTGAACCCGCAACGACTTTACTAGCGCAGTTGTTCCAGAATATCATTACCGATTTTAATTACGATATCATCACTGTGCTTACTGATAAGTTTACTTCCATTCAGTCTTCTGTTAGGTGGCGTTTTTATGAAGCAGCTTACCGGTATATCGGTTCTGGGGCAAGGGAGCGTAACTTACCTGTAGAGTCTATTTATTTTGAAGATGTACATCCCTTTTATGGAGCAGTTGACATAAGAAATTCGAGTCTGGAGCGTAATCTGGTGATCCGTAAGGATCTGTATACGCATTTTGAAATTCTGGAAAAAACCCTGGAAGGCATCAAAGATAACATTGAGCTCAGTTTAGAAGAGCAGATTCCCGCACATTCAAAAATTTGGGGTTACAAAGATTTTGAAGAACTTTCTGACCGGGAGATCCTCAAAATTGAAGATTACCTGCAAAGACAGCTTCCGCTTTACCTTAATCTTCTAAAAACCGCCCATCCTGAAGTTGCGCAATTGGTTACTGAGTATTTTGAGCGTACAGCAGCGGGGAGCGAAATCTACAAAAACAGGTCTGAATATGAACTGAGTATGCAGATGATCAATCGTGCCGTGAATGCACAGCTGGATGAATTTAATACTGAACTTCAGGCGATATACCCCCTATATTTTGAGAAATTCAGAACAGATGGCGTAGAGTTTGACATGTATCTGGGGCAATCAATTGCACCTCAACAGCCCATGCCGGCAGACTTATTGTCGAGATTTAGGTTGATGCAGTTACAGAGAATTGCCAACATTACCAAGGCCACACATGAACTGATGCCCGAATTGCCCTTAAAACTGTCTACCACCCAACTGATTTTTGTATACGAAAAAGTAATAGATATTAGTTTTAGAACAGATGAACAGCGTTTTGATGTAGAAGGCAGCTATAACATCAGGTATCAAATGGTTAAAAAGCGAATTGATAAGGTGCATATATTGCATTCGCAGGAGCGATTAACCCAGGTAGGGAAAATTGCTATTGTTTATTTTAACCATTGGGAAGCCAGGGAATATATGGGATATATTGAAACACTGCAGCAACAAGGTTTGCTGGAAGAGCATGTGGAGCATCTGGACCTGGAAGAATTACAAGGTGTAGAGGGATTAAAAGCATTGAGGGTTAAAGTGGTAATATGA